Within Deltaproteobacteria bacterium, the genomic segment TACTTCCAATACCTAACAAATTCATGCCAATGCCCCCAATGTTCGATTGATCCATCCAAGGAGAAACTTCTTCTGGCTTGGATCACGATTACAAATTTCCGCATAACGCGCCACTTTTGCCAAAGCATATTTGGTTACAAAGGTCTCTTCCCCGGCCTCGTTCAGCTTTGCGATCGATTTTGGGCCGATAACCCCGTCAGGTGTAGCGCCGACAACGATCTGAGCAAGCTTTGATGCGGTTCTAACCCCGGCGTTCACCGAAAAATCAAACAGACTCTCCGCGATTCTTTGTTTGGTGAGATCATCTCCTTTGATTTTGTCCCAAAAGTTATCTTTGTAAAAATCACGCACCATCTGGGTGAGCTGTGGATTTTCCAAATCGTTTTTATCTATCAGTTCCCAACCATTCC encodes:
- a CDS encoding N-acetylmuramidase: MADFNSAFEKMIKNEGGYVLHRVSGDRGGETYAGIARNYHPNWNGWELIDKNDLENPQLTQMVRDFYKDNFWDKIKGDDLTKQRIAESLFDFSVNAGVRTASKLAQIVVGATPDGVIGPKSIAKLNEAGEETFVTKYALAKVARYAEICNRDPSQKKFLLGWINRTLGALA